The Triticum aestivum cultivar Chinese Spring chromosome 3A, IWGSC CS RefSeq v2.1, whole genome shotgun sequence genome includes a region encoding these proteins:
- the LOC123060531 gene encoding photosystem I P700 chlorophyll a apoprotein A2 — MELRFPRFSQGLAQDPTTRRIWFGIATAHDFESHDDITEERLYQNIFASHFGQLAIIFLWTSGNLFHVAWQGNFESWIQDPLHVRPIAHAIWDPHFGQPAVEAFTRGGAAGPVNISYSGVYQWWYTIGLRTNEDLYTGALFLLFLSTLSLIAGWLHLKPKWKPSLSWFKNAESRLNHHLSGLFGVSSLAWTGHLVHVAISASRGEYVRWNNFLDVLPYPQGLGPLLTSQWNLYAQNPDSSNHLFGTAQGAGTAILTLLGGFHPQTQSLWLTDMAHHHLAIAFIFLIAGHMYRTIFGIGHSIKDLLEAHTPPGGRLGRGHKGLYDTINNSIHFQLGLALASLGVITSLVAQHMYSLPPYAFIAQDFTTQAALYTHHQYIAGFIMTGAFAHGAIFFIRDYNPEQNEDKALARMLDHKEAIISHLSWASLFLGFHTLGLYVHNDVMLAFGTPEKQILIEPIFAQWIQPAHGKTTYGFDILLSSTNGPAFNAGRSLWLPGWLNAVNENSNSLFLTIGPGDFLVHHAIALGLHTTTLILVKGALDARGSKLMPDKKDFGYSFPCDGPGRGGTCDISAWDAFYLVVFWMLNTIGWVTFYWHWKHITLWQGNVSQFNESSTYLMGWLRDYLWLNSSQLINGYNPFGMNSLSVWAWMFLFGHLVWATGFMFLISWRGYWQELIETLAWAHERTPLANLIRWRDKPVALSIVQARLVGLAHFSVGYIFTYAVFLIASTSGKFG, encoded by the coding sequence ATGGAATTAAGATTTCCCAGGTTTAGCCAAGGCTTAGCTCAGGACCCCACTACTCGTCGTATTTGGTTTGGTATTGCTACCGCACATGATTTCGAAAGTCATGATGATATTACTGAAGAACGTCTTTATCAGAACATTTTTGCTTCTCACTTTGGGCAATTAGCAATAATCTTTCTATGGACGTCCGGAAATCTGTTTCATGTAGCTTGGCAAGGAAATTTTGAATCATGGATACAGGATCCTTTACACGTAAGACCTATTGCTCATGCGATTTGGGATCCTCATTTTGGTCAACCCGCTGTGGAAGCCTTTACTCGAGGAGGTGCTGCTGGTCCAGTGAATATTTCTTATTCTGGAGTTTATCAGTGGTGGTATACAATAGGATTACGCACCAATGAGGATCTTTATACTGGAGCTCTTTTTCTATTATTTCTTTCTACGCTGTCCTTAATAGCGGGTTGGTTACATCTAAAACCCAAATGGAAACCAAGCCTTTCGTGGTTCAAAAACGCGGAATCTCGTCTCAATCATCATTTGTCAGGACTTTTCGGGGTAAGTTCTTTGGCTTGGACAGGACATTTAGTTCATGTTGCTATTTCCGCATCCAGGGGGGAGTACGTTCGATGGAATAATTTCTTAGATGTATTACCCTATCCCCAGGGGTTGGGACCCCTTTTGACGAGTCAATGGAATCTTTATGCCCAAAACCCTGATTCGAGTAATCATTTATTTGGTACCGCTCAAGGAGCCGGAACTGCCATTCTAACTCTTCTTGGGGGATTCCATCCACAAACACAAAGTTTGTGGCTGACCGATATGGCTCACCATCATTTAGCTATTGCATTTATTTTTCTCATTGCCGGTCACATGTATCGAACTATCTTCGGAATTGGGCACAGTATTAAAGATCTTTTAGAAGCGCATACTCCTCCGGGGGGTCGATTAGGGCGTGGGCATAAGGGCCTTTATGACACAATCAACAATTCGATTCATTTTCAGTTAGGTCTTGCTCTAGCTTCTTTAGGGGTTATTACTTCCTTAGTAGCTCAACATATGTACTCTTTACCTCCTTATGCATTCATAGCACAAGACTTTACTACTCAAGCTGCTTTATATACTCATCACCAATATATTGCAGGGTTCATCATGACAGGGGCTTTTGCTCATGGAGCTATTTTTTTCATTAGGGATTACAATCCGGAACAGAATGAGGATAAGGCATTGGCAAGAATGTTAGACCATAAAGAAGCTATCATATCTCATTTAAGTTGGGCTAGCCTCTTTCTAGGATTCCATACCTTGGGCCTTTATGTTCATAACGACGTCATGCTTGCTTTTGGTACTCCAGAAAAACAAATCTTGATCGAACCTATATTTGCCCAATGGATACAACCTGCTCATGGCAAGACGACATATGGGTTTGATATACTCTTATCTTCAACGAATGGCCCCGCTTTCAATGCGGGTCGAAGCCTATGGTTGCCCGGATGGTTGAATGCTGTTAATGAGAATAGTAATTCGCTTTTCTTAACAATAGGACCTGGGGATTTCTTGGTTCATCATGCTATTGCTCTAGGTTTGCATACAACTACATTGATTTTAGTAAAGGGCGCTTTAGATGCACGCGGTTCCAAATTAATGCCGGATAAAAAGGATTTTGGATATAGTTTTCCTTGTGACGGCCCAGGGCGCGGCGGTACTTGTGATATTTCTGCTTGGGACGCATTTTATTTGGTAGTTTTCTGGATGTTAAATACCATTGGGTGGGTTACTTTTTATTGGCATTGGAAACATATCACATTATGGCAGGGCAACGTTTCACAATTTAATGAATCCTCCACTTATTTGATGGGATGGTTAAGAGATTACCTATGGTTAAACTCTTCACAACTTATCAATGGATATAATCCTTTTGGGATGAATAGTTTATCGGTATGGGCGTGGATGTTCTTATTTGGACATCTTGTTTGGGCTACTGGATTTATGTTCTTAATTTCCTGGCGGGGGTATTGGCAGGAATTAATTGAGACTTTAGCATGGGCTCATGAACGCACACCTTTAGCTAATTTAATTCGCTGGAGAGATAAGCCCGTGGCTCTTTCCATTGTGCAAGCAAGATTGGTTGGATTAGCTCACTTTTCCGTGGGTTATATATTCACTTATGCAGTTTTCTTGATTGCCTCAACATCAGGCAAGTTTGGTTAA